One Heptranchias perlo isolate sHepPer1 unplaced genomic scaffold, sHepPer1.hap1 HAP1_SCAFFOLD_43, whole genome shotgun sequence genomic window carries:
- the LOC137312623 gene encoding platelet glycoprotein VI-like: MDPSWSVIPLGEEVSLTCHFAHSKCIVDFYRNNEKTKNKMFAYFNEVNYTAKTKDDGGLKVKGSISYRCKYKKYFENNSSWAYSPPSDNVWLNLTDKMPKPKVSMDPAAGVVTVGERVRINCTANYSADRSRLYRQGNENPIDTQDVSGSERSIIFNITDPDPTDGGADICDFVKTVKEKEYISPRSEPVHLTVKGES; this comes from the exons ATGGATCCATCATGGAGTGTAATTCCACTGGGAGAAGAAGTTTCACTCACCTGTCACTTCGCTCACAGCAAATGCATTGTTGATTTCTACAGAAATAAcgaaaaaacaaaaaacaaaatgtttGCATATTTCAATGAAGTTAACTATACCGCTAAAACAAAGGATGATGGAGGGTTAAAGGTGAAAGGCAGCATCAGCTACAGGTGCAAATACAAAAAATACTTCGAGAATAACAGCAGCTGGGCATATTCACCACCCAGTGACAACGTGTGGTTAAATTTAACAG ATAAAATGCCAAAGCCCAAAGTCTCTATGGATCCGGCCGCTGGTGTcgtgacagtgggggagagggttcggaTTAACTGCACTGCCAACTATTCCGCCGACAGGTCCCGCTTGTACAGACAGGGAAACGAGAATCCCATTGATACACAGGATGTCTCAGGCTCTGAACGATCAATCATCTTCAACATCACAGACCCCGACCCAACTGACGGAGGAGCCGACATCTGTGACTTTGTGAAAACGGTAAAGGAGAAAGAATATATCTCGCCCCGCAGTGAGCCGGTGCATTTAACTGTGAAAGGTGAGTCATAG